Below is a window of Cytophagaceae bacterium DNA.
GATAAAGGCAGGATATTGGCTTTCTCAAAATTAGACCTGATTAATGTAACTATCAGAAAAAAAATAGAGAAAAAATTACCTTCCGGACTCCCATATGTATTTTTCTCTTCTAAAACCGGGGAAGGCATTTTGGAGCTTAAAGATTTAATTTGGAATTCTTTGAATGAAAACTGACATTTTTTTAAACAAAACTCTTTTTTAATTGTATTATAAAAATGAAAAAACAATGGTTTGAATAATCATTTCGATTTATTTGATTCTATGTATATACATCGTAATTTTGCATAAAATTTAACAATATGGAAGGCTTACCTCAAGATTACATTCCTTTAATAATACAATTTATTGTGGCTCTGTCCTTTGTTGGAGTAACAATATTTGCCACAAGTGTTTTAGGACCCCGATTAAAAAGCAAAAGAAAAGAAGATCCATTTGAATGTGGAATAGAAAGTAAGGGTGATGCAAGATTCCCTTTGAACGTCCGCTATTTTTTGGTAGCTATTTTATTCGTACTTTTTGATGTTGAAGTAATTTTCATGTACCCCTGGGCGGTGAATTTTAAAAAACTTGGTTGGTTTGGTTTTTCAGAAATGCTCCTTTTTGTAGGGTTTTTGATGGCTGGTTTTTATTATATTATAAAAAAAGGCGTCCTAAACTGGGACGAAGATTAAGAAATCCTTTATTATTGAAAGGTATGAGCAAAATAAATATTGTGGATGCTCCTGAGGGCTTTGAAGGTTCAGGTTTTTTCGCAACGTCACTAGACAAAATAATTGGACTTGCCAGAGGAAACTCTCTCTGGCCGCTGCCATTTGCAACTTCCTGTTGTGGCATTGAATTTATGGCTACTATGGGGTCGCACTATGACATTTCGAGATTTGGTTCTGAAAGACCGAGCTTCTCCCCGCGTCAGGCCGACATTTTGATGGTTATGGGTACAATTGCCAAAAAAATGGCCCCCGTTGTAAAACAAGTTTACCTGCAAATGTCGGAACCACGGTGGGTGATGGCTGTTGGTGCATGTGCCTCATCAGGAGGTATATTTGATACCTATTCTGTATTGCAAGGCATTGACCGTGTTATACCGGTTGATGTATATGTTCCGGGGTGTCCTCCCCGACCAGAACAAATCATAGATGGTTTGATGCAGATACAGGAAATAGCTAAAAATGAGCCTCTAAGAAGAAGAAACACACCGGAATACCGAGCACTTCTCGAATCATATAATATCCTATAATTCGATAAAAATGATACAGAATCAGGAACTTGTTGAAGACCTTGTGGGTCACTTTGGAGAAAGAGTCTTTGCATTTGAAGAACCCTATGGCCTGCTTTCATTTTCAACCTCGCCAGATTATCTTTTGGAGTTAATTTGCTATTTAAAAGATCACAAAACGTTTAAATTCAACTTCCTGACTGATATCACAGGCATACATTTCCCTGACAACAAAGATTTGGAATTTTGTGCCGTTTATCATCTTCACAGTTGGGAAAACAATGTTAGAATCAGAATAAAAGTTTTTATGCCTGAAAACAACATTGAAGTGCCTACGCTCACAGGGATTTTTGTAGGTGCCAATTGGATGGAAAGAGAAGCTTTTGATTTTTATGGAATAAATTTTTTGGGTCATCCAAATCTAAAAAGAATTCTTAATATAGAAGAAATGGATTACCATCCTATGAGGAAGGAATATCCGTTGGAAGATGCAACACGAAATGATAAAATTGATGCCCTTTTTGGTAGATAATTAGAATTGATGATGGAAAAACAAATTTTGGCTCCCAAAAATGTAAGTGATGCATTAGCCCTGAATGTCCCTATGGAGGACGAAAGAGAGCTGCACACCATGAATTTTGGCCCTACTCATCCAGCCACCCATGGTATTTTCCAAAATATTCTGACCATGGACGGTGAAAAAATTGTCTCATCAGAACAAACCGTAGGATACATACACAGGGCATTTGAGAAAATTGCGGAAAGGAGACCTTTTTACCAGATAACTACCCTGACTGACCGAATGAACTACTGCTCATCTCCCATTAACAACTTTGGATGGCACATGACTGTAGAAAAGCTGCTGGGAATTACAGTACCCAAAAGAGCTGAATATATCAGAGTGATTATGATGGAATTGGCGAGAATTTCTGACCACCTCATTTGTAACTCTATTTTGGGAGTAGATACTGGTGCTTACTCAGGTTTTTTGTATGTAATGCAGGAAAGGGAAAAAGTTTACGAAATATACGAAGAAGTTTGTGGTGCCAGACTGACCACCAATATGGGTCGGATCGGAGGTATGGAAAGAGACCTATCACCTACCGCTATCAAAAAGATTAAAGATTTCGTCAACAACTCCATGCCTAAAGTTATGAAGGAGTTTGAAGAGCTTTTTGTAAGAAACAGGATATTTAGAGATCGTACCATCGACGTAGGGCCAATAAAAGCTGAAAGAGCAATGGAATACGGCTTTACTGGCCCCAACCTCAGAGCGGCTGGCATTGACTATGATATTAGAATAATGGAGCCCTATTCTTCTTATCAGGATTTTGAATTTGAAATTCCTGTGGGTCATAATGGCGATACTTTTGACAGATTTATGGTGAGAAACTCTGAAATCTGGGAAAGTCTGAAAATAATAAAACAGGCGATAGACAATCTACCGGAAGGTGCTTATTATGCCAATGAAAACCATTATTATCTACCTCCCAAAAAGGATGTTTACAGCAAAATGGAAGCCCTGATTTATCATTTTAAAATCGTAATGGGCGAAATTGATGCTCCGGCAGGAGAGGTTTATCATGCAGTAGAGGGTGGAAACGGAGAGTTGGGATTCTATCTGATTAGCGATGGAGGCCGCACACCTTATCGTTTACACTTCAGAAGACCGGGATTTATTTATTATCAGGCATTTCCTGAAATGATTGAAGGTTTGACCGTTTCAGATATTGTACCAATAATGAGTAGTTTAAATGTAATTGCAGGCGAGTTGGACGCTTAATATTTTTCAAGAAAAAACATGTCCGAAAAAATAGAATTTACAG
It encodes the following:
- a CDS encoding NADH-quinone oxidoreductase subunit D; the encoded protein is MEKQILAPKNVSDALALNVPMEDERELHTMNFGPTHPATHGIFQNILTMDGEKIVSSEQTVGYIHRAFEKIAERRPFYQITTLTDRMNYCSSPINNFGWHMTVEKLLGITVPKRAEYIRVIMMELARISDHLICNSILGVDTGAYSGFLYVMQEREKVYEIYEEVCGARLTTNMGRIGGMERDLSPTAIKKIKDFVNNSMPKVMKEFEELFVRNRIFRDRTIDVGPIKAERAMEYGFTGPNLRAAGIDYDIRIMEPYSSYQDFEFEIPVGHNGDTFDRFMVRNSEIWESLKIIKQAIDNLPEGAYYANENHYYLPPKKDVYSKMEALIYHFKIVMGEIDAPAGEVYHAVEGGNGELGFYLISDGGRTPYRLHFRRPGFIYYQAFPEMIEGLTVSDIVPIMSSLNVIAGELDA
- a CDS encoding NADH-quinone oxidoreductase subunit A; this encodes MEGLPQDYIPLIIQFIVALSFVGVTIFATSVLGPRLKSKRKEDPFECGIESKGDARFPLNVRYFLVAILFVLFDVEVIFMYPWAVNFKKLGWFGFSEMLLFVGFLMAGFYYIIKKGVLNWDED
- a CDS encoding NADH-quinone oxidoreductase subunit C, yielding MIQNQELVEDLVGHFGERVFAFEEPYGLLSFSTSPDYLLELICYLKDHKTFKFNFLTDITGIHFPDNKDLEFCAVYHLHSWENNVRIRIKVFMPENNIEVPTLTGIFVGANWMEREAFDFYGINFLGHPNLKRILNIEEMDYHPMRKEYPLEDATRNDKIDALFGR
- a CDS encoding NADH-quinone oxidoreductase subunit B — protein: MSKINIVDAPEGFEGSGFFATSLDKIIGLARGNSLWPLPFATSCCGIEFMATMGSHYDISRFGSERPSFSPRQADILMVMGTIAKKMAPVVKQVYLQMSEPRWVMAVGACASSGGIFDTYSVLQGIDRVIPVDVYVPGCPPRPEQIIDGLMQIQEIAKNEPLRRRNTPEYRALLESYNIL